In Cydia pomonella isolate Wapato2018A chromosome 1, ilCydPomo1, whole genome shotgun sequence, one genomic interval encodes:
- the LOC133526351 gene encoding zinc finger protein 502-like isoform X2 — MCTTSVSEAPRSPRHLHKRRRLSRLLDKLSIQLQNNNHYPQWEKMPEDVPLDLSVKSKSPPAYSCDACGQTFTVHDRLAKHVASRHRNRVPESERAYECEICERRFARSDMLTRHARLHTGHKPYTCPACGQVFSRSDHLATHHRTHTGEKPYKCSACPYAACRRDMITRHMRTHTRRPQPA, encoded by the coding sequence ATGTGCACCACCAGCGTGAGTGAAGCTCCGCGCAGCCCGCGCCACCTGCACAAGCGGCGGCGCCTCTCCCGTCTCCTCGACAAGCTCTCCATCCAGCTACAGAACAACAACCACTACCCGCAGTGGGAGAAGATGCCCGAAGATGTACCTCTAGACTTATCAGTTAAATCCAAATCGCCTCCAGCTTATTCTTGCGACGCTTGCGGGCAGACGTTCACAGTACACGACCGATTAGCGAAGCACGTAGCGTCCAGACATCGGAATAGAGTGCCGGAGAGCGAGCGTGCGTATGAGTGCGAAATTTGCGAACGTCGCTTCGCACGCTCGGACATGCTGACGCGCCACGCTCGACTCCACACCGGGCATAAGCCTTACACTTGTCCTGCTTGCGGCCAAGTGTTCTCCAGGTCTGATCATCTGGCGACGCATCATAGGACACATACAGGAGAGAAGCCCTACAAGTGCTCGGCGTGCCCGTACGCGGCGTGCCGCCGagatatgatcacgcgccacaTGAGGACACACACGCGGCGACCGCAGCCCGCCTAG
- the LOC133526351 gene encoding zinc finger protein 502-like isoform X1 produces MAVAGNFQMMDVSGWTAFTPDALAANMCTTSVSEAPRSPRHLHKRRRLSRLLDKLSIQLQNNNHYPQWEKMPEDVPLDLSVKSKSPPAYSCDACGQTFTVHDRLAKHVASRHRNRVPESERAYECEICERRFARSDMLTRHARLHTGHKPYTCPACGQVFSRSDHLATHHRTHTGEKPYKCSACPYAACRRDMITRHMRTHTRRPQPA; encoded by the coding sequence GCTGGACAGCGTTCACCCCAGATGCTCTAGCAGCCAACATGTGCACCACCAGCGTGAGTGAAGCTCCGCGCAGCCCGCGCCACCTGCACAAGCGGCGGCGCCTCTCCCGTCTCCTCGACAAGCTCTCCATCCAGCTACAGAACAACAACCACTACCCGCAGTGGGAGAAGATGCCCGAAGATGTACCTCTAGACTTATCAGTTAAATCCAAATCGCCTCCAGCTTATTCTTGCGACGCTTGCGGGCAGACGTTCACAGTACACGACCGATTAGCGAAGCACGTAGCGTCCAGACATCGGAATAGAGTGCCGGAGAGCGAGCGTGCGTATGAGTGCGAAATTTGCGAACGTCGCTTCGCACGCTCGGACATGCTGACGCGCCACGCTCGACTCCACACCGGGCATAAGCCTTACACTTGTCCTGCTTGCGGCCAAGTGTTCTCCAGGTCTGATCATCTGGCGACGCATCATAGGACACATACAGGAGAGAAGCCCTACAAGTGCTCGGCGTGCCCGTACGCGGCGTGCCGCCGagatatgatcacgcgccacaTGAGGACACACACGCGGCGACCGCAGCCCGCCTAG